The following are from one region of the Luteimonas sp. MC1572 genome:
- the hflD gene encoding high frequency lysogenization protein HflD, which translates to MNMHDRVLALAGLAQALRQVRRIADTGQAEGAVLQTALDSVFRIDAASTADVYGGVAAVRPGLALLRDYLSNRGQDPLLPKLALAVTQLERRFVQDDEMGERVHAGILAARADAERLGSSTHPEVLARLGTLYADTVSHLRPRVLVQGNPHYLGQADVVAEIRAVLLSALRSAVLWRQAGGSPWDVLLQRGAMGRAVEDLLG; encoded by the coding sequence ATGAACATGCACGACCGCGTGCTGGCGCTGGCCGGGCTGGCGCAGGCGCTGCGCCAGGTGCGCCGCATCGCCGATACCGGGCAGGCCGAAGGCGCCGTGTTGCAGACCGCGCTCGACAGCGTGTTCCGCATCGACGCCGCGTCCACCGCCGATGTCTACGGCGGCGTGGCCGCGGTACGCCCCGGCCTCGCATTGTTGCGCGACTACCTGTCCAACCGCGGCCAGGATCCGCTGCTGCCCAAGCTTGCGCTGGCGGTCACCCAGCTCGAGCGCCGCTTCGTGCAGGACGACGAGATGGGCGAGCGCGTCCACGCCGGCATCCTCGCCGCGCGCGCCGACGCGGAACGCTTGGGCAGCAGCACCCATCCCGAGGTGCTCGCCAGGCTCGGCACCCTGTACGCCGACACCGTGAGCCACCTGCGCCCGCGCGTACTGGTGCAGGGCAACCCGCATTACCTCGGCCAGGCCGACGTGGTGGCGGAGATCCGCGCGGTACTGCTGTCCGCGCTGCGTTCGGCCGTGCTGTGGCGGCAGGCGGGCGGCAGCCCGTGGGACGTCCTGCTCCAGCGCGGGGCGATGGGTCGGGCGGTCGAGGATCTGCTGGGCTGA
- the mnmA gene encoding tRNA 2-thiouridine(34) synthase MnmA yields the protein MRAPAVIVGMSGGVDSSVAALLLRDAGEAVDGLFMDNWADDGSGDCRAEDDRRDAVAVCGRLGIRIHFRDFSGEYWKGVFEHFLAEYARGRTPNPDVLCNREIKFRHFLDAAFDLGAGRIATGHYARIDRVGGQWRLLRAADRGKDQSYFLHQLGQAQLAATLFPLGELHKDAVRALARSAGLPTAGKKDSTGICFVGERDFRSFLARYLPAQAGEIRTPDGRRVGTHAGVFYFTIGQREGLNIGGQRGFADSPWYVVGKDVAGNVLTVDQGHDSSYLMSDMLWTEHAHWVAGAPPATRFACTAQTRYRQNEEPCEVFVDDTGSLRVAFDRPQRAVTPGQSLVLYSGDACLGGAVIATTDAPLARSAVTA from the coding sequence ATGAGGGCGCCGGCGGTCATCGTCGGCATGTCCGGCGGCGTGGATTCATCGGTCGCGGCGCTGCTGCTGCGTGACGCCGGTGAAGCCGTCGATGGCCTGTTCATGGACAACTGGGCCGACGACGGCAGCGGCGACTGCCGCGCCGAAGACGACCGCCGCGACGCGGTCGCGGTGTGCGGCCGGCTCGGCATCCGCATCCATTTCCGCGACTTCTCCGGCGAGTACTGGAAGGGCGTGTTCGAGCACTTCCTGGCCGAGTACGCGCGCGGGCGCACGCCGAATCCGGATGTGCTCTGCAACCGCGAGATCAAGTTCCGCCACTTCCTGGATGCCGCCTTCGACCTTGGTGCCGGACGCATCGCCACCGGCCACTACGCGCGCATCGACCGCGTCGGTGGCCAATGGCGCCTGCTGCGCGCCGCCGATCGGGGCAAGGACCAGAGCTACTTCCTGCACCAGCTCGGCCAGGCGCAGCTCGCGGCCACGCTGTTCCCGCTCGGCGAGCTGCACAAGGACGCGGTGCGCGCCCTCGCCCGCTCGGCCGGCCTGCCGACGGCGGGGAAGAAGGACTCGACCGGGATCTGCTTCGTCGGTGAGCGCGACTTCCGCAGCTTCCTCGCGCGCTACCTGCCCGCGCAGGCCGGCGAGATTCGCACGCCGGATGGCCGCCGCGTCGGCACGCATGCCGGCGTGTTCTACTTCACCATCGGCCAGCGCGAAGGCCTGAACATCGGCGGCCAGCGCGGATTTGCCGACAGCCCTTGGTACGTGGTCGGCAAGGATGTCGCCGGCAACGTGCTCACGGTCGACCAGGGGCACGACAGCTCCTACCTGATGTCCGACATGCTGTGGACCGAACATGCACACTGGGTTGCGGGCGCACCGCCGGCAACGCGGTTTGCATGCACGGCGCAGACGCGCTACCGCCAGAACGAGGAGCCATGCGAAGTGTTTGTTGACGATACCGGGAGCCTGCGGGTTGCCTTCGACCGGCCGCAGCGCGCGGTCACGCCGGGCCAGTCCCTGGTGCTTTACAGCGGCGACGCCTGCCTGGGGGGCGCGGTGATCGCCACCACCGACGCCCCGCTCGCGCGCTCCGCGGTGACGGCATGA
- a CDS encoding metallophosphoesterase, translated as MARSRYLLFGMLLFAQALWAAPRQLDAYRWQDVARIVAIGDLHGDYDSYLTVLQTSGVVDRRGRWIAGDTHLVQTGDIPDRGPDTRRIITHMARLAQQAEKRGGRVHNLIGNHEAMNVYGDLRYVTEGEYKAFAGKRSAALRDRYYKATLEALAGSDPERAAALPADHRAQWDLEHPLGWVEQRFAWDPRWDPEGELFLWTMKGKVAVQLNDLVFVHGGISSAYCGNSLESMTTMARAALRRNDPEELGILRDEAGPLWYRGLAGVQPVALAETVDAILQRHGAGHVVIGHTPTDGVIWPRLAGRVIMIDTGMGAAFGKHIGWLEVTPEGLFAGYRGGRLRLPMDDGQRLEYLDAVIALHPDNAELPKRREALMAGTLDPPPASGEGAAAQPLDPAVSCGTAR; from the coding sequence CTCTTCGCGCAGGCCCTGTGGGCGGCGCCGCGGCAGCTCGACGCATATCGCTGGCAGGACGTCGCCCGGATCGTGGCGATCGGCGACCTGCACGGCGACTACGACAGCTACCTGACGGTGCTCCAGACATCCGGCGTGGTCGACCGCCGCGGCCGCTGGATCGCCGGAGACACCCACCTGGTCCAGACCGGCGACATCCCGGATCGCGGGCCCGACACACGCCGGATCATCACCCACATGGCGCGCCTGGCCCAGCAAGCCGAGAAGCGCGGCGGACGGGTGCACAACCTCATCGGCAACCACGAGGCGATGAACGTCTACGGCGACCTGCGCTACGTCACCGAAGGCGAATACAAGGCGTTCGCCGGCAAGCGCTCCGCCGCGCTCAGGGACCGCTATTACAAGGCCACCTTGGAGGCGCTCGCAGGCAGCGATCCGGAGCGCGCCGCCGCGCTGCCCGCCGACCATCGCGCGCAGTGGGATCTCGAGCATCCGCTCGGCTGGGTGGAGCAGCGCTTCGCCTGGGATCCACGCTGGGACCCGGAAGGCGAACTGTTCCTGTGGACGATGAAGGGCAAGGTCGCCGTCCAGCTCAACGACCTGGTGTTTGTCCACGGCGGCATCAGCAGCGCCTATTGCGGCAACAGCCTCGAATCGATGACCACAATGGCGCGCGCCGCGCTGCGTCGCAACGACCCGGAAGAGCTCGGGATCCTGCGCGACGAGGCCGGCCCGCTGTGGTATCGCGGCCTCGCCGGCGTGCAGCCGGTGGCGCTTGCGGAGACGGTCGACGCCATTCTCCAGCGCCACGGCGCAGGCCATGTCGTGATTGGCCATACGCCCACCGACGGCGTGATCTGGCCGCGCCTGGCGGGCCGCGTCATCATGATCGACACCGGCATGGGCGCCGCATTCGGCAAGCACATCGGCTGGCTGGAGGTGACGCCGGAGGGCCTGTTCGCCGGCTATCGCGGCGGGCGACTGCGCCTGCCCATGGACGACGGGCAGCGCCTGGAGTACCTGGACGCGGTGATCGCGCTGCACCCCGACAACGCCGAGCTGCCGAAGCGGCGCGAGGCGCTGATGGCGGGCACGCTCGACCCGCCACCGGCCAGCGGCGAAGGCGCCGCTGCGCAGCCCCTCGATCCCGCCGTCAGCTGCGGCACCGCCCGCTGA
- a CDS encoding NUDIX hydrolase, translated as MTYRQGRFWQPDVTVATVVLDRGRLLCVEEHAGGALVLNQPAGHLEPDESLLDAAIRETLEETGWTVELDAFIGAYQWTSPVLADGSGGRHYLRFAFAARLVTHDPARRLDEGIERALWLTPSELQAARPRHRSPLVWQVVDDFLGGQRHPLSLLRALHG; from the coding sequence ATGACGTATCGCCAGGGGCGGTTCTGGCAGCCGGACGTCACCGTCGCGACGGTGGTACTCGACCGGGGGCGCCTGCTCTGCGTTGAGGAACACGCCGGCGGCGCGCTGGTTCTGAACCAGCCGGCGGGCCACCTGGAGCCCGACGAGAGCCTGCTGGATGCCGCGATCCGGGAGACCCTCGAGGAAACCGGCTGGACGGTCGAACTGGACGCCTTCATCGGTGCTTACCAGTGGACATCGCCAGTGCTGGCCGACGGCAGCGGCGGCCGCCACTACCTGCGCTTTGCATTCGCGGCCCGGCTGGTGACGCACGATCCCGCCCGACGCCTGGACGAGGGTATCGAGCGCGCACTGTGGCTGACGCCGTCCGAACTCCAGGCCGCCCGGCCCCGGCACCGCAGCCCGCTGGTGTGGCAGGTGGTGGATGACTTCCTGGGCGGCCAGCGCCACCCGCTCTCGCTGCTGCGCGCGCTGCACGGATGA
- the clpA gene encoding ATP-dependent Clp protease ATP-binding subunit ClpA has protein sequence MFSKDLEYSIGQCYKRAREARDEYMTVEHLLLALLDNPSAEMVLKACSADFHRLRADLEQAIDSSVSRLAEDDGRDTQPTLGFQRVLQRAVYHVQSSGKKEVSGANVLVAIFGEKDSHAVYFLNQQDVTRLDVVNYLSHGIARTGDEPPHDAEDASARQRGEGAEGGEGDGKGDALAEFATDLNAMARAGRIDPLVGRAEEVERTIQVLCRRRKNNPLYVGEAGVGKTAIAEGLARRIVEGQVPEVLAHATIYSLDLGALVAGTKYRGDFEKRLKAVLAAIGKHEGAILFIDEIHTIIGAGSASGGTMDASNLIKPALASGDLRCIGSTTFQEYRGIFEKDRALARRFQKIDIVEPTIGETYQILQGLKPRYEAHHQVTYADEALQAAVDLSVKHIGDRLLPDKAIDVIDEAGARQRLLPADVRKQLIDVEEVETIVAKMARIPAKQVSASDKDVLQHLERNLKMVIFGQDPAIGTLASAIKLARSGLANPDKPIGNFLFAGPTGVGKTEVTKQLALQLGIELVRFDMSEYMEPHSVSRLIGAPPGYVGFDQGGLLTEKIVKTPHCVLLLDEVEKAHPDIFNILLQVMDRGILTDTNGREANFRNVVLVMTTNAGAAQAARRTIGFMQQDHSTDAMEAIRKGFTPEFRNRLDAVVQFQPLGFEHILRVVDKFLIELEEQLHEKGVSLAATPAAREWLAQHGFDPLMGARPMARVIQDKVKRPLADELLFGKLVAGGRVSIDVRDGEIVLDVQPEAERLLPATVA, from the coding sequence ATGTTCAGCAAGGATCTCGAATACAGCATCGGCCAGTGCTACAAGCGCGCGCGTGAGGCGCGCGACGAGTACATGACGGTCGAACACCTGCTGCTCGCACTGCTCGACAACCCGTCCGCCGAGATGGTCCTGAAGGCATGCAGCGCCGATTTCCACCGCCTGCGCGCAGACCTCGAGCAGGCCATCGACAGCTCGGTTTCGCGCCTGGCCGAGGATGACGGCCGCGACACCCAGCCCACGCTCGGCTTCCAGCGCGTGCTGCAGCGCGCCGTCTACCACGTGCAATCCTCGGGCAAGAAGGAGGTCTCCGGCGCCAACGTGCTGGTGGCGATCTTCGGCGAGAAGGATTCGCACGCCGTGTATTTCCTGAACCAGCAGGACGTGACCCGGCTGGACGTCGTGAACTACCTCTCCCACGGCATCGCGCGCACCGGCGACGAGCCGCCGCACGACGCCGAGGATGCATCGGCGCGCCAGCGTGGCGAGGGCGCCGAAGGCGGGGAGGGCGACGGCAAGGGCGATGCCCTGGCCGAGTTCGCCACCGACCTCAACGCGATGGCCCGTGCCGGCCGCATCGATCCGCTGGTCGGCCGCGCCGAAGAAGTCGAGCGCACCATCCAGGTGCTCTGCCGCAGGCGGAAGAACAACCCGCTGTATGTCGGCGAGGCGGGCGTGGGCAAGACCGCGATCGCCGAAGGCCTGGCGCGGCGCATCGTCGAGGGCCAGGTGCCGGAGGTGCTGGCGCACGCCACCATTTACTCGCTCGACCTCGGCGCGCTGGTCGCGGGCACCAAGTACCGCGGCGACTTCGAGAAGCGGCTGAAGGCGGTTCTGGCCGCGATCGGCAAGCACGAGGGCGCGATCCTCTTCATCGACGAGATCCACACCATCATCGGCGCGGGCTCCGCGTCCGGCGGCACGATGGATGCGTCCAACCTGATCAAACCGGCGCTGGCGTCGGGCGACCTGCGCTGCATCGGCTCCACGACCTTCCAGGAGTATCGCGGCATCTTCGAGAAGGACCGGGCGCTCGCACGCCGCTTCCAGAAGATCGACATCGTCGAGCCGACGATCGGCGAGACCTACCAGATCCTGCAGGGCCTGAAGCCACGCTATGAGGCCCATCACCAGGTCACCTACGCCGACGAGGCGCTGCAGGCGGCGGTGGATCTGTCGGTCAAGCACATCGGCGACCGGCTGCTGCCGGACAAGGCGATCGACGTGATCGACGAGGCCGGCGCGCGCCAGAGGCTGCTGCCGGCCGACGTGCGCAAGCAGCTGATCGACGTCGAGGAGGTCGAGACAATCGTGGCCAAGATGGCGCGCATTCCGGCCAAGCAGGTCAGCGCCTCCGACAAGGACGTGCTGCAGCACCTCGAGCGCAACCTGAAGATGGTCATCTTCGGCCAGGACCCGGCGATCGGCACGCTGGCATCGGCGATCAAGCTTGCGCGCTCGGGGCTTGCCAACCCGGACAAGCCGATCGGCAACTTCCTGTTCGCCGGGCCCACGGGCGTGGGCAAGACCGAGGTCACCAAGCAGCTGGCGCTCCAGCTCGGCATCGAGCTGGTGCGCTTCGACATGTCCGAGTACATGGAGCCGCATTCGGTCAGCCGCCTGATTGGCGCGCCTCCAGGCTACGTCGGCTTCGACCAGGGCGGATTGCTCACCGAGAAGATCGTCAAGACGCCGCACTGCGTGCTGCTGCTGGATGAGGTGGAGAAGGCGCACCCCGACATCTTCAACATCCTGCTGCAGGTGATGGACCGCGGCATCCTCACCGACACCAACGGGCGCGAAGCGAATTTCCGCAACGTGGTGCTGGTGATGACCACCAACGCGGGCGCGGCGCAGGCCGCGCGGCGCACGATCGGCTTCATGCAGCAGGACCACAGCACCGACGCGATGGAGGCGATCCGCAAGGGTTTCACACCGGAGTTCCGCAACCGTCTGGACGCGGTGGTGCAGTTCCAGCCGCTGGGCTTCGAGCACATCCTGCGCGTGGTCGACAAGTTCCTGATCGAACTCGAGGAGCAGCTGCACGAAAAGGGCGTCAGCCTGGCGGCAACTCCGGCGGCGCGCGAATGGCTGGCCCAGCACGGGTTCGATCCGCTGATGGGCGCACGGCCGATGGCGCGCGTGATCCAGGACAAGGTGAAGCGGCCGCTCGCGGACGAACTGCTGTTCGGCAAGCTGGTGGCGGGTGGACGAGTTTCCATCGATGTCCGCGACGGCGAGATCGTCCTCGACGTGCAGCCCGAGGCGGAAAGGCTGCTCCCGGCAACGGTGGCATGA
- the clpS gene encoding ATP-dependent Clp protease adapter ClpS produces MSRKIEHERDHGVVVEPARPELARPPLYSVLLLNDDYTPMDFVVEVLVRFFSLDIERATQVMLHVHTRGRGVCGVFIRDVAESKVAQVNDYARLNQHPLLATMEPA; encoded by the coding sequence ATGAGCCGCAAGATCGAACACGAACGCGACCACGGCGTCGTCGTTGAACCCGCCCGCCCCGAACTGGCGCGTCCGCCGCTGTACTCCGTGCTGTTGCTGAACGATGACTACACGCCGATGGATTTCGTGGTCGAAGTGCTGGTGCGGTTCTTCAGCCTGGATATCGAACGCGCCACCCAGGTCATGCTCCACGTGCACACGCGCGGCCGCGGCGTGTGCGGGGTGTTCATCCGCGACGTGGCCGAATCCAAGGTCGCCCAGGTCAACGACTACGCGCGGCTGAACCAGCATCCGCTGCTGGCGACGATGGAACCGGCCTGA
- the infA gene encoding translation initiation factor IF-1, translating into MAKDDVIEFEGSVSETLPNTMFRVRLENGHEVIAHISGRMRKNYIRILTGDRVKIEMTPYDLTKGRITYRMK; encoded by the coding sequence ATGGCAAAAGACGACGTCATAGAATTTGAAGGCTCGGTCTCCGAGACCCTCCCGAACACCATGTTCCGGGTGCGGCTTGAGAACGGCCACGAGGTTATCGCGCACATTTCCGGGCGCATGCGCAAGAACTACATCCGCATCCTTACCGGCGATCGCGTCAAGATCGAGATGACCCCGTACGACCTCACCAAGGGTCGCATCACCTACCGCATGAAGTAA